A window of Roseburia hominis A2-183 genomic DNA:
TCGGGAATACCATTATCCGAACGCCAGAAATCTTCCGTATGAAAAGATCGATCAGTGGATGCACCGTCTGCCGAAGAACAGACCGCTGGTGCTCTACTGCGATTATGGAAGCACCAGTCTTCTGGCGGCGAGAAAGCTCGGCAGGGAGGGGTATGAGGTATATACCGTGGTTGGCGGCATTGAGGCAATGCGAACAAGTGATTGACAGGGAAAATTAGAATGGATAATATATTATTAGGAAATTAGACATATGATACAGAGGAGAATACATGAAGACATATGAACTGGTGGTTCCATGTCATTTTGGACTGGAAGCGGTACTTAAGAGAGAAATCTATGACCTGGGATATGAGATCAGCCGGGTGGAGGATGGCAGAGTCTCATTTCAGGGGGATGCGGAAGCTGTCTGCCGTGCCAATATCTTTCTGCGCACGGCAGAACGCGTGCTGATCGAAGTGGGCAGATTCCGCGCAACGACCTTTGAGGAATTATTTCAGGGAATCAAGGCGCTTCCGTGGGAGGACTATATCCCTGTGAACGGAAAGTTCTGGGTAAAAAAGGCGTCTTCTATCAAGAGCAAGCTGTTTTCTCCGTCTGATATTCAGTCGATCGCGAAGAAGGCGATGGTGGAGCGCATGAAGCAGCACTATGATGTGGAATGGTTCGCGGAGGACGGGGCGCCGTATCCGGTGCGCATCTTTCTGCTGAAGGATGAGGTTATGGTGACGCTGGATACGTCCGGGGACTCCCTGCACAAGCGCGGATACCGCACATTGACGAGCAAGGCGCCTCT
This region includes:
- a CDS encoding rhodanese-like domain-containing protein — encoded protein: MTFYTIHPRELEDIMRRKHGILIDVREADSYREYHYPNARNLPYEKIDQWMHRLPKNRPLVLYCDYGSTSLLAARKLGREGYEVYTVVGGIEAMRTSD